The Streptomyces camelliae genome window below encodes:
- a CDS encoding inositol monophosphatase family protein, with product MLEETETIEEFLTRRSADVEEAVRDAAAAEILPRFRRLAEDEVDQKSGPHDLVTDADRLAEKRLTEALGALLPGSVVVGEEAVHADPATYEALQGDAPVWIVDPVDGTRQFVHGDDGFCTLVALAHRGVVIASWTYAAARGRMATAVRGRGAFLDGERLFAGTPEPGRDLVVATSHPDYTTDEQKRALRGLWTEGIAPRPCGSAGLEYLAIARGELDAVAFSWEAAWDHAAGLLLVEEAGGTHLTRTGIPFRVTGANALPFTAARDTATAERIAGLLRTPA from the coding sequence ATGCTCGAAGAGACGGAAACCATCGAAGAGTTTCTCACCCGCCGCTCGGCCGACGTGGAGGAGGCGGTGCGCGACGCCGCCGCGGCCGAGATCCTGCCCCGCTTCCGCCGCCTCGCCGAGGACGAGGTCGACCAGAAGAGCGGCCCGCACGACCTGGTGACGGACGCCGACCGGCTCGCCGAGAAGCGGCTCACCGAGGCGCTCGGCGCCCTGCTGCCCGGCTCGGTCGTGGTCGGCGAGGAGGCCGTGCACGCCGACCCGGCGACGTACGAGGCGCTCCAGGGCGACGCGCCGGTCTGGATCGTCGACCCGGTCGACGGCACCCGCCAGTTCGTGCACGGCGACGACGGGTTCTGCACGCTGGTCGCGCTCGCCCACCGGGGTGTCGTCATCGCCTCCTGGACCTATGCCGCGGCGCGCGGCCGGATGGCCACCGCGGTCCGCGGCCGGGGTGCCTTCCTCGACGGCGAGCGGCTCTTCGCGGGCACGCCCGAGCCCGGCCGGGACCTCGTCGTCGCCACGTCCCACCCGGACTACACCACCGACGAGCAGAAGCGCGCCCTGCGCGGCCTGTGGACCGAGGGGATCGCGCCCCGCCCGTGCGGCTCGGCGGGCCTGGAGTATCTCGCCATCGCCCGGGGCGAGTTGGACGCCGTCGCGTTCTCCTGGGAGGCCGCCTGGGACCACGCGGCCGGACTGCTCCTCGTCGAGGAGGCGGGCGGCACCCACCTCACCCGCACCGGCATCCCGTTCCGCGTCACCGGCGCCAATGCCCTGCCCTTCACCGCGGCCCGCGACACGGCGACGGCCGAACGGATCGCCGGCCTGCTGCGCACACCGGCCTGA
- a CDS encoding gamma-glutamyltransferase family protein produces MFTTRPTLQGTFGMVSSTHWLASQSAMAVLEDGGNAFDAAVAGAFVLHVVEPHLNGPAGEVPILLAPAGGDVRVLCGQGVAPAGATVTHYRGLGLDLVPGTGPLAAAVPGAFDAWMLLLRDHGTKSLDDVLKYAVGYAEHGHAPVEKLGATVESVRRLFETEWTSSAEVYLPGGASPRPGELFRNPALAATWKRLLAETAGAGDREARIDAARAVWRSGFIAEALLRQSRRPALDTSGAHHTGTLTEADLAGWSASYETPVTYDWHGWTVCKAGPWSQGPVLLQQLALLPDELPPYGSAEYVHLLIENCKLAMADREAWYGDAADVPLAELLSDDYNTGRRALVGAEASRELRPGSPGGRTPRLPAQARARVETGERGFDPMGAGEPTVAVFPGEPQVAADGTTRGDTCHLDVVDRWGNMIAATPSGGWLQSNPVVPELGFPLGTRLQMAWLEEGLPNSLTPGRRPRTTLTPSLALRDGVPVMAFGTPGGDQQDQWQLHFLLAATLRAPVRGGLDLQGAVDAPNWHNDSFPSSFHPRGRRPGSVTVESGTDAGVIEELRRRGHDVTVGPAWSEGRLCAVARDPETGVLSAAANPRGMQGYAVGR; encoded by the coding sequence GTGTTCACCACCAGGCCCACCCTGCAGGGCACCTTCGGCATGGTGTCCTCCACCCACTGGCTGGCCTCGCAGTCGGCGATGGCGGTCCTGGAGGACGGCGGCAACGCCTTCGACGCCGCCGTGGCCGGGGCGTTCGTGCTGCACGTGGTGGAGCCGCACCTGAACGGGCCGGCCGGTGAGGTGCCGATCCTGCTCGCTCCGGCGGGCGGCGACGTGCGCGTGCTGTGCGGGCAGGGCGTGGCCCCGGCCGGCGCCACCGTCACCCACTACCGGGGGCTCGGACTGGACCTCGTCCCCGGCACCGGACCGCTCGCCGCCGCCGTGCCCGGCGCCTTCGACGCCTGGATGCTGCTGTTGCGCGACCACGGCACCAAGTCCCTCGACGACGTCCTGAAGTACGCCGTCGGATACGCCGAACACGGGCACGCGCCCGTGGAGAAGCTCGGTGCGACCGTGGAGAGCGTACGGCGGCTGTTCGAGACGGAGTGGACGTCGTCGGCCGAGGTGTATCTGCCCGGCGGCGCGTCCCCCCGGCCGGGTGAACTCTTCCGCAACCCCGCCCTCGCCGCCACCTGGAAGCGGCTGCTCGCCGAGACCGCCGGCGCGGGGGACCGGGAGGCGCGGATCGACGCCGCGCGCGCGGTGTGGCGCTCCGGCTTCATCGCCGAGGCCCTGCTGCGCCAGTCCCGGCGGCCCGCCCTGGACACCAGCGGCGCACACCACACCGGCACGCTCACCGAGGCCGACCTCGCCGGCTGGTCGGCGAGCTACGAGACCCCGGTGACGTACGACTGGCACGGCTGGACCGTGTGCAAGGCCGGCCCGTGGAGCCAGGGCCCGGTCCTCCTTCAACAACTCGCCCTGCTCCCCGACGAGTTGCCGCCGTACGGCTCCGCCGAATACGTCCATCTGCTGATCGAGAACTGCAAGCTCGCCATGGCCGACCGCGAGGCCTGGTACGGCGACGCCGCCGACGTACCGCTCGCCGAGCTGCTGTCGGACGACTACAACACCGGCCGGCGCGCCCTGGTCGGCGCCGAGGCTTCCCGCGAGCTGCGGCCCGGCAGCCCCGGCGGACGCACCCCGCGGCTGCCCGCGCAGGCACGCGCGCGCGTGGAGACCGGTGAGCGCGGGTTCGACCCGATGGGCGCGGGGGAGCCGACCGTCGCCGTGTTCCCCGGGGAGCCGCAGGTCGCCGCCGACGGCACGACCCGCGGCGACACCTGCCACCTGGACGTCGTCGACCGCTGGGGCAACATGATCGCGGCCACGCCGAGCGGCGGCTGGCTGCAGTCCAACCCGGTCGTGCCCGAGCTCGGCTTCCCGCTCGGCACGCGCCTGCAGATGGCCTGGCTGGAGGAGGGCCTGCCGAACTCGCTCACCCCGGGCCGGCGCCCCCGCACCACCCTCACCCCGTCCCTCGCGCTGCGCGACGGCGTGCCGGTCATGGCGTTCGGCACCCCGGGCGGCGACCAGCAGGACCAGTGGCAGCTGCACTTCCTCCTCGCCGCCACGCTGCGCGCCCCCGTCCGCGGCGGCCTCGACCTGCAGGGCGCCGTCGACGCCCCGAACTGGCACAACGACAGCTTCCCCAGCTCCTTCCACCCGCGCGGGCGGCGCCCCGGCAGTGTGACCGTGGAGTCCGGCACGGACGCCGGGGTGATCGAGGAACTGCGGCGCCGCGGCCACGACGTCACCGTCGGCCCCGCCTGGTCCGAGGGCCGGTTGTGCGCGGTGGCCCGCGACCCGGAGACCGGCGTGCTGTCGGCGGCGGCGAACCCACGCGGGATGCAGGGGTACGCGGTGGGCCGCTGA
- a CDS encoding lipoate--protein ligase family protein — MHGEYKVPGGKLVVVDVAAEDGVLRHVRVAGDFFLEPDEALDAVNRALEGAPADTDAAGLAARIDAALPEGTVMYGLTSEGVGIAVRRALAHATDWTDYDWQLIHERPQPPALHMALDEVLTAEVAAGRRPPTLRVWEWGAPAVIIGSFQSLRNEVDPEGAARHGIEVVRRISGGGAMFVEPGNTITYSLSVPDSLVQGLSFQDSYAYLDDWVLGALGDMGIRAWYQPLNDIATDQGKIAGAAQKRMVGPDGGPGAVLHHVTMAYDIDADKMLDVLRIGREKLSDKGTRSAKKRVDPLRRQTGLPREEVIDRMIESFRARYGLAQGKITDEELARAEELARTKFSTGEWTARVP; from the coding sequence GTGCACGGTGAGTACAAGGTGCCCGGCGGCAAGCTCGTCGTCGTGGACGTGGCGGCCGAGGACGGAGTGCTGCGGCACGTGCGCGTGGCGGGCGACTTCTTCCTGGAGCCGGACGAAGCGCTGGACGCCGTGAACCGCGCGCTGGAGGGCGCCCCGGCCGACACCGACGCGGCGGGGCTGGCCGCCCGGATCGACGCCGCGCTGCCCGAGGGGACCGTCATGTACGGCCTGACCTCGGAGGGCGTCGGCATCGCGGTGCGCCGGGCGCTCGCGCACGCCACGGACTGGACGGACTACGACTGGCAGCTGATCCACGAGCGCCCGCAGCCGCCCGCACTGCACATGGCGCTGGACGAGGTGCTGACCGCCGAGGTCGCCGCGGGCCGCCGCCCGCCGACTCTCAGAGTGTGGGAGTGGGGCGCCCCCGCGGTGATCATCGGCAGCTTCCAGTCGCTGCGCAACGAGGTGGACCCCGAGGGCGCCGCGCGGCACGGCATCGAGGTGGTGCGGCGGATCTCCGGCGGCGGCGCGATGTTCGTCGAACCGGGCAACACGATCACCTACTCGCTGTCGGTGCCCGACTCCCTCGTACAGGGCCTGTCCTTCCAGGACAGCTACGCCTATCTGGACGACTGGGTGCTCGGTGCCCTCGGCGACATGGGCATCCGGGCCTGGTACCAGCCGCTGAACGACATCGCGACCGACCAGGGCAAGATCGCGGGCGCGGCGCAGAAGCGGATGGTCGGCCCGGACGGCGGCCCGGGGGCCGTGCTGCACCACGTGACCATGGCGTACGACATCGACGCCGACAAGATGCTCGACGTGCTGCGCATCGGCCGGGAGAAGCTGTCGGACAAGGGGACGCGGAGCGCGAAGAAGCGGGTCGATCCGCTGCGCCGGCAGACCGGGCTGCCGCGTGAGGAGGTCATCGACCGGATGATCGAGTCGTTCCGCGCGCGGTACGGCCTGGCGCAGGGCAAGATCACGGACGAGGAGCTGGCGCGGGCCGAGGAGCTGGCGCGGACCAAGTTCTCCACCGGGGAGTGGACGGCCCGGGTGCCGTAG
- a CDS encoding SAV_915 family protein: MGAPIRSRLHDFLEPDPAGGGLPQQAPEPRRSALLDLVDAAPPPRSATDDRPGPKPGVPAYHTPVCVPAHPRSVAGTGRDGRPARVPFVVVELFDHPAHGTVAFAFSTPRKLVEALGEAQPWVAASLGPLTEGVAEQGVTVLLDPRLTPEASHWHPADLAAYAREVRG; this comes from the coding sequence GTGGGGGCGCCGATACGTTCACGGCTGCACGACTTCCTGGAACCGGATCCGGCGGGGGGCGGCCTTCCGCAGCAGGCTCCCGAGCCGCGCCGTTCCGCGTTGCTGGATTTGGTGGACGCCGCGCCGCCGCCCCGGTCGGCCACGGACGACCGCCCGGGCCCGAAGCCCGGCGTGCCCGCATACCACACGCCGGTGTGCGTGCCGGCGCATCCGAGGTCCGTCGCCGGGACGGGCAGGGACGGCCGCCCCGCGCGCGTCCCCTTCGTCGTCGTCGAGCTCTTCGACCACCCCGCGCACGGCACCGTGGCCTTCGCCTTCAGCACCCCGCGGAAGCTGGTGGAGGCCCTCGGCGAGGCCCAGCCCTGGGTCGCCGCATCGCTCGGCCCGCTGACAGAGGGGGTGGCCGAGCAGGGCGTCACCGTGCTGCTGGACCCGCGGCTGACACCCGAGGCCTCCCACTGGCACCCCGCGGACCTGGCCGCCTACGCACGGGAGGTGCGCGGATAA
- a CDS encoding DUF6317 family protein encodes MADFKAVYDDLATMAKTFHDQAGDYRKLHPDVAPPVVSGGDPGLDAAIKEVADLIVALHIGMADRMDDHGDKVAYARDSFHRHDVDVHGVFEDLMKGEG; translated from the coding sequence ATGGCCGACTTCAAGGCGGTCTACGACGATCTCGCCACGATGGCGAAGACGTTCCACGACCAGGCCGGCGACTACCGCAAGCTGCACCCGGACGTGGCACCGCCCGTGGTCAGCGGCGGCGATCCCGGCCTGGACGCTGCGATCAAGGAAGTCGCCGACCTCATCGTCGCCCTGCACATCGGCATGGCCGACCGGATGGACGACCACGGGGACAAGGTCGCGTACGCGCGCGACTCCTTCCACCGGCACGACGTGGACGTCCACGGTGTCTTCGAGGACCTGATGAAGGGCGAGGGCTGA
- a CDS encoding WXG100 family type VII secretion target — MGDSWVGGDIGGLHTMAQTYKNAKDKLDGVVKPLSGAVEKLVGDASWQGDAAESFRARWSEDALAAGGFAELVHAAGEIIETLANALSTCESSLQNAQHTAAGKGVATDPTGAPVPIMTASPPSAADQKAISAMNDYATARNEILHTAQHARLVAAQQLQGLYDKVTAKDDSVSQGDKVTLYDALRGLYAYDAEDARAGGIEARKHLDAAKAEAQDAKKAMRAERKAYQKAGEALPKDAPAKSAYRDAVTKVDALEEDIARADNGSTALPYDRALNVKLADAADALRLGKGLEALPDALRELPVLDVAAAAACGLIEAKDDHDKGWSWQHSVVVDGGVALGGLAAGAAITAALPVEGAVAVAAVGVGAVIVSTSVLDHAFHEHWSEDIHDHGVVGGVLTGTGHVASETYDDGKRLVKDVWHGITSIF, encoded by the coding sequence ATGGGGGACAGCTGGGTCGGCGGCGACATCGGCGGGCTGCACACGATGGCTCAGACGTACAAGAACGCCAAGGACAAACTGGACGGCGTGGTGAAACCGCTCAGCGGCGCCGTCGAGAAGCTGGTCGGCGACGCGAGCTGGCAGGGCGACGCGGCCGAGTCCTTCCGCGCAAGGTGGAGCGAGGACGCGCTTGCCGCCGGCGGCTTCGCCGAGCTGGTGCACGCGGCCGGCGAGATCATCGAAACGCTCGCGAACGCGCTGTCCACGTGCGAGTCGTCCCTGCAGAACGCGCAGCACACCGCGGCCGGCAAGGGGGTGGCGACGGACCCCACGGGCGCGCCGGTGCCGATCATGACGGCGAGTCCCCCGAGCGCGGCCGACCAGAAGGCCATCTCCGCGATGAACGACTACGCCACGGCGCGCAACGAGATCCTGCACACCGCCCAGCACGCGCGTCTGGTGGCGGCGCAGCAGCTGCAGGGGCTGTACGACAAGGTGACGGCGAAGGACGACTCGGTGTCGCAGGGCGACAAGGTCACCCTGTACGACGCGCTGCGCGGCCTGTACGCGTACGACGCCGAGGACGCCCGGGCGGGCGGCATCGAGGCCCGCAAGCACCTCGATGCCGCCAAGGCCGAGGCACAGGACGCCAAGAAGGCGATGCGCGCCGAGCGCAAGGCGTACCAGAAGGCGGGCGAGGCGCTGCCCAAGGACGCGCCCGCCAAGAGCGCGTACCGCGACGCGGTCACCAAGGTCGACGCGCTGGAGGAGGACATCGCCCGCGCCGACAACGGCAGCACCGCGCTGCCGTACGACCGCGCCCTGAACGTCAAGCTGGCCGATGCGGCGGACGCGCTGCGTCTGGGCAAGGGGCTGGAGGCGCTGCCGGACGCCCTGCGGGAGCTGCCGGTCCTGGACGTCGCCGCGGCGGCGGCCTGCGGTCTGATCGAGGCGAAGGACGACCACGACAAGGGCTGGTCCTGGCAGCACTCCGTCGTCGTGGACGGCGGTGTCGCGCTCGGCGGCCTGGCCGCCGGTGCGGCGATCACCGCGGCCCTGCCCGTCGAGGGTGCCGTCGCGGTCGCCGCGGTCGGGGTCGGTGCGGTGATCGTCTCGACGTCCGTCCTCGATCACGCCTTCCACGAGCACTGGAGCGAGGACATTCACGACCACGGGGTGGTCGGTGGCGTGCTGACCGGGACGGGGCACGTCGCCTCCGAGACCTACGACGACGGAAAGCGACTGGTGAAGGACGTCTGGCATGGCATCACGAGCATCTTCTGA
- a CDS encoding NCS1 family nucleobase:cation symporter-1, translating to MTDTAPPAIPPSGQVTLPDGRVELAPGTPPPSGPYANEDLLPVPAGKRTWTTYNFSALWVGMAHNTASWTLASGLIAVGMDWKQAVFTIALANLIVLVPMLLTGHAGPKYGIPFPVFARASFGVRGANLPAVVRALVACGWFGIQTWIGGEAIYFLAGKLIGDSWSNAAHVGGYAWTMWLSFAIFWLIQVAIIYRGMETIRRFENWAAPFVIVGAVVMLAWMSGKAGGVGPLFDQPSKLGWGGHFWKLFWPSLMGMIGFWSTLSLNIPDFTRYGRSQKAQTWGQALGLPTTMTLFAFLSVLVTSGSQAVYGQPVWDPVQLAAKTDNVVGLLYALVTVLVATLSVNIAANLVSPAFDFSNVAPRKVSFRTGALITAVLAVLIFPWKLYSDPQGYIFTWLGLVGGLLGTVAGILVADYWLVRRTRLDLADLYRAGGRYWYAAGWNWRAVVAFLVGGVLAIGGASFKPLLDGRPIPALSPLADYGWAVGLGTSLVLYLVLTAVSGRERATG from the coding sequence ATGACCGACACCGCTCCCCCGGCGATACCCCCGTCCGGCCAGGTCACCCTCCCCGACGGGCGCGTGGAACTCGCTCCCGGCACCCCGCCGCCCAGTGGTCCGTACGCCAACGAGGACCTGCTGCCGGTCCCGGCCGGCAAGCGCACCTGGACCACGTACAACTTCTCCGCGCTGTGGGTCGGCATGGCCCACAACACGGCCTCCTGGACGCTCGCCTCCGGCCTGATCGCCGTCGGGATGGACTGGAAGCAGGCGGTGTTCACCATCGCCCTGGCCAACCTGATCGTCCTCGTCCCGATGCTGCTCACCGGGCACGCGGGCCCCAAGTACGGCATCCCCTTCCCGGTCTTCGCCCGCGCCTCCTTCGGGGTGCGCGGCGCCAACCTGCCCGCCGTCGTACGGGCGTTGGTGGCCTGCGGCTGGTTCGGCATCCAGACCTGGATCGGCGGCGAGGCCATCTACTTCCTCGCCGGCAAGCTGATCGGCGACAGCTGGTCGAACGCGGCGCACGTGGGCGGCTACGCCTGGACCATGTGGCTGTCGTTCGCGATCTTCTGGCTGATCCAGGTCGCCATCATCTACCGGGGCATGGAGACCATCCGCCGCTTCGAGAACTGGGCGGCGCCGTTCGTGATCGTCGGCGCCGTGGTGATGCTGGCCTGGATGAGCGGCAAGGCCGGCGGCGTCGGCCCGCTGTTCGACCAGCCGTCGAAGCTCGGCTGGGGCGGCCACTTCTGGAAGCTGTTCTGGCCCTCCCTGATGGGCATGATCGGCTTCTGGTCCACGCTGTCGCTGAACATCCCCGACTTCACCCGCTACGGCAGGAGCCAGAAGGCCCAGACCTGGGGCCAGGCACTCGGCCTGCCGACGACCATGACGCTGTTCGCTTTCCTGTCGGTGCTGGTGACGTCCGGCTCGCAGGCGGTCTACGGCCAGCCGGTCTGGGACCCGGTGCAGCTCGCCGCGAAGACGGACAACGTGGTCGGCCTGCTCTACGCCCTGGTCACCGTCCTGGTGGCGACCCTCTCCGTGAACATCGCGGCCAACCTCGTCTCCCCGGCCTTCGACTTCTCCAACGTGGCGCCCAGGAAGGTGAGTTTCCGCACGGGAGCGCTCATCACGGCGGTCCTCGCGGTCCTGATCTTCCCGTGGAAGCTGTACTCCGACCCGCAGGGCTACATCTTCACCTGGCTCGGCCTGGTCGGCGGGCTGCTCGGCACGGTCGCGGGCATCCTCGTCGCCGACTACTGGCTGGTCCGCCGCACCCGCCTGGACCTCGCCGATCTGTACCGCGCGGGCGGCCGCTACTGGTACGCGGCCGGCTGGAACTGGCGGGCCGTCGTCGCCTTCCTCGTGGGCGGCGTCCTCGCGATCGGCGGCGCCAGCTTCAAGCCCCTGCTCGACGGCCGCCCCATCCCGGCCCTGTCCCCGCTGGCCGACTACGGCTGGGCGGTCGGGCTCGGCACGTCACTGGTGCTGTACCTGGTCCTGACGGCGGTCTCGGGGCGGGAGCGGGCGACCGGCTGA
- a CDS encoding TIGR03842 family LLM class F420-dependent oxidoreductase, translated as MDFGLVLQTDPPASRVISLMKRAERNGFRYGWTFDSAVLWQEPFVIYSQILANTQKLTVGPMVTNPGTRTWEVTASTFATLNDMFGNRTVCGIGRGDSAMRVAGRKPNTLARISEAMKVIRALGSGEEADLGGTKIRFPWIKAGAELPVWMAAYGPKALKMTGEEADGFILQLSDLYLTEYMVKAVKDAAVAAGRDPSEVTICVAAPAYVTADDSPEALAHAREQCRWFGGMVGNHVADLVAKYGEHSAQVPDELTDYIKAREGYDYSHHGRADNPDTAFVPDEIVDRFCVIGPAEKHIEKLKALRALGVDQFAVYDMHDAQEATIDAYGTKVIPALNA; from the coding sequence ATGGACTTCGGACTCGTCCTGCAGACCGACCCGCCGGCCTCCCGCGTCATCAGCCTGATGAAACGGGCCGAGCGCAACGGCTTCCGGTACGGCTGGACCTTCGACTCCGCCGTGCTCTGGCAGGAACCGTTCGTGATCTACAGTCAGATCCTCGCCAACACCCAGAAGCTGACGGTCGGCCCGATGGTCACCAACCCGGGCACCCGCACCTGGGAGGTCACCGCCTCCACCTTCGCCACCCTCAACGACATGTTCGGCAACCGCACCGTGTGCGGCATCGGCCGCGGCGACTCCGCGATGCGCGTGGCGGGCCGCAAACCCAACACCCTGGCCCGCATCAGCGAGGCGATGAAGGTCATCCGCGCCCTCGGCAGCGGCGAGGAGGCCGACCTCGGCGGCACGAAGATCCGCTTCCCGTGGATCAAGGCGGGCGCCGAACTGCCCGTATGGATGGCCGCGTACGGCCCGAAGGCGCTGAAGATGACCGGTGAGGAGGCCGACGGCTTCATCCTCCAGCTCTCCGACCTCTACCTCACCGAGTACATGGTCAAGGCGGTCAAGGACGCGGCCGTGGCCGCCGGACGCGACCCGTCCGAGGTGACGATCTGCGTCGCCGCCCCCGCCTACGTCACGGCCGACGACTCGCCCGAGGCGCTCGCCCACGCACGCGAGCAGTGCCGCTGGTTCGGCGGCATGGTCGGCAACCACGTCGCCGACCTCGTCGCCAAGTACGGCGAGCACTCCGCCCAGGTCCCCGACGAACTCACCGACTACATCAAGGCCCGCGAGGGTTACGACTACTCCCACCACGGACGCGCCGACAACCCCGACACCGCGTTCGTGCCCGACGAGATCGTGGACCGCTTCTGCGTCATCGGCCCCGCCGAGAAGCACATCGAGAAACTGAAGGCGCTGCGCGCGCTGGGCGTCGACCAGTTCGCCGTGTACGACATGCACGACGCCCAGGAGGCCACCATCGACGCCTACGGCACGAAGGTGATCCCGGCCCTCAACGCCTGA
- the hydA gene encoding dihydropyrimidinase — protein sequence MTGRTVIRGGLVITASDEIHADVLIEDGRIAALAASGTPAAGAFTAERVVDATGKYVIPGGVDAHTHMELPFGGTFASDTFETGTRAAAWGGTTTIVDFAVQSVGHTLREGLDAWHAKAEGNCAIDYAFHMIVSDVHDETLKEMDLLVEEGVTSFKQFMAYPGVFYSDDGQILRAMQRSADNGGLIMMHAENGIAIDVLVQQALDRGETDPRYHGEVRKALLEAEATHRAIRLAQVAGAPLYVVHVSAMEAVAELARARDEGLPVFGETCPQYLFLSTDNLAEPDFEGAKYVCSTPLRPREHQAKLWQGLRTNDLQVVSTDHCPFCFTGQKELGRGDFSKIPNGLPGVENRMDLLHQAVVDGHISRRRWIEIACATPARMFGLYPKKGTIAPGADADIVIYDPHAEQIMSAQTHHMNVDYSAYEGKRTTGRVETVLSRGVPVITEREYTGHAGHGVYTPRSTCQYLN from the coding sequence ATGACCGGCCGTACAGTCATCCGCGGAGGACTCGTCATCACCGCCTCCGACGAGATCCACGCCGACGTCCTGATCGAGGACGGCCGCATCGCCGCCCTCGCCGCCTCCGGCACCCCCGCCGCCGGGGCGTTCACCGCCGAGCGGGTCGTCGACGCCACCGGGAAGTACGTCATCCCGGGCGGTGTCGACGCGCACACCCACATGGAGCTGCCGTTCGGCGGGACCTTCGCCTCCGACACCTTCGAGACCGGCACCCGCGCCGCCGCCTGGGGCGGTACGACGACGATCGTGGACTTCGCGGTGCAGAGCGTCGGACACACCCTGCGCGAGGGCCTGGACGCCTGGCACGCCAAGGCCGAGGGCAACTGCGCGATCGACTACGCCTTCCACATGATCGTCTCCGACGTCCACGACGAGACGCTGAAGGAGATGGACCTGCTGGTGGAGGAGGGGGTGACCTCCTTCAAGCAGTTCATGGCGTACCCCGGGGTCTTCTACAGCGACGACGGGCAGATCCTGCGCGCCATGCAGCGCTCCGCCGACAACGGCGGCCTGATCATGATGCACGCCGAGAACGGCATCGCCATCGACGTGCTGGTGCAGCAGGCCCTCGACCGCGGTGAGACCGACCCCCGGTATCACGGGGAAGTCCGCAAGGCCCTGCTCGAAGCCGAGGCCACCCACCGCGCCATCCGGCTCGCGCAGGTGGCCGGCGCCCCCCTGTACGTCGTGCACGTCTCGGCGATGGAGGCGGTGGCCGAGCTGGCGCGGGCGCGGGACGAGGGGCTCCCCGTCTTCGGCGAGACCTGCCCGCAGTATCTGTTCCTGTCCACCGACAACCTCGCCGAGCCGGACTTCGAGGGCGCGAAGTATGTGTGCAGCACCCCGCTGAGGCCGCGCGAACACCAGGCCAAGCTGTGGCAGGGGCTGCGGACGAACGACCTCCAGGTGGTCTCCACCGACCACTGCCCGTTCTGCTTCACCGGCCAGAAGGAGCTGGGCCGCGGCGACTTCTCCAAGATCCCCAACGGCCTGCCCGGCGTCGAGAACCGCATGGACCTGCTGCACCAGGCCGTCGTCGACGGGCACATCTCCCGCCGCCGCTGGATCGAGATCGCCTGCGCCACCCCGGCCCGCATGTTCGGCCTGTACCCGAAGAAGGGCACCATCGCCCCGGGCGCCGACGCCGACATCGTCATCTACGACCCGCACGCCGAGCAGATCATGTCGGCCCAGACCCACCACATGAACGTCGACTACTCGGCCTACGAGGGCAAGCGGACCACAGGCCGGGTCGAGACCGTGCTCTCGCGCGGTGTGCCCGTCATCACCGAGCGGGAGTACACCGGACACGCCGGCCACGGCGTCTACACCCCGCGCTCCACCTGTCAGTACCTCAACTAA
- a CDS encoding nitrilase-related carbon-nitrogen hydrolase — protein sequence MSRVIRAALFQTAWTGDKESMIQVHEQAARDAAAQGAQVLCFQELFYGPYFCQVQDKAFYEYAERIPEGPTVQRFQALARELGIVLVLPMYEEEQPGVLYNTAAVIDADGSYLGKYRKTHIPQVQGFWEKFYFRPGNSGWPVFDTAVGRIGVYICYDRHFPEGWRALGLAGAEIVFNPSATSRGLSRYLWQLEQPAAAVANEYFVGAINRVGVEDLGDNDFYGTTYFVDPEAQFVGEVASDKETELVVRDLDLAKLREVRDRWQFYRDRAPGAYTPLTAP from the coding sequence ATGAGCCGAGTGATCCGCGCCGCCCTGTTCCAGACCGCCTGGACCGGCGACAAGGAATCCATGATCCAGGTCCACGAGCAGGCGGCCCGCGACGCCGCCGCCCAGGGCGCCCAAGTCCTCTGCTTCCAGGAGCTGTTCTACGGCCCCTACTTCTGCCAGGTCCAGGACAAGGCCTTCTACGAGTACGCCGAGCGGATCCCCGAGGGTCCGACCGTGCAGCGCTTCCAGGCGCTCGCCCGGGAACTGGGCATCGTCCTCGTCCTGCCGATGTACGAGGAGGAGCAGCCCGGCGTCCTCTACAACACCGCCGCCGTGATCGACGCGGACGGCTCCTACCTCGGCAAGTACCGCAAGACCCACATCCCCCAGGTCCAGGGATTCTGGGAGAAGTTCTACTTCCGTCCCGGCAACAGCGGCTGGCCCGTCTTCGACACGGCCGTCGGCAGGATCGGCGTCTACATCTGCTACGACCGCCACTTCCCCGAGGGCTGGCGGGCGCTGGGCCTCGCCGGCGCCGAGATCGTCTTCAACCCCTCGGCCACCTCGCGCGGCCTGTCCCGCTACCTCTGGCAGCTGGAGCAGCCCGCGGCCGCCGTCGCCAACGAGTACTTCGTCGGCGCGATCAACCGGGTCGGCGTGGAGGACCTCGGCGACAACGACTTCTACGGCACGACCTACTTCGTGGACCCCGAGGCCCAGTTCGTCGGCGAGGTCGCCAGCGACAAGGAGACCGAACTCGTCGTCCGCGACCTGGACCTGGCGAAGCTCCGCGAGGTCCGGGACCGCTGGCAGTTCTACCGGGACCGGGCGCCGGGGGCGTACACGCCGCTGACCGCACCCTGA